One Aliiroseovarius sediminilitoris DNA window includes the following coding sequences:
- a CDS encoding cytochrome P450, with protein sequence MTERLPPKPPSRSGRVSLWRYAKLFRRDILSAQPARLYHAWMAEFRTPFFRSYMCNDPSLVDLVLKERPDDFPKSDRIREGLAPLLGNSVFVTNGEVWKRQRRIIDPAFEGGRLREVFPAMWDAAVSAVDRLRPMADGTPVEVESHASHAAADVIFRTLFSIPIEHEIAGQVFAKFRDHQRAQPVVNLGALLPLPRWMPRFHRRKAKETARQIRGLIQDLTAARMAAIGQGTAPEDLATKIMTTTDPETGDQFDTDEMVDQVAIFFLAGYETSASALAWALYLLAQYPDWQDGVAAEAQSQIDPDKIYFSVMSRLRLSRDVFREALRLYPPVPMMVREARCPERFRARAVPKGSQIVLSPWHLHRHERLWDDPDAFNPARFQTANGKSCLRNAYIPFSSGQRVCPGAGFAMIEGPLILSMLVRAYRFALVADKPAMPVAHLTVRGEDGIWLSLTPRE encoded by the coding sequence ATGACTGAACGCTTGCCCCCCAAGCCACCGTCGCGCAGCGGGCGGGTGTCGCTTTGGCGTTACGCGAAACTGTTTCGTCGCGACATACTTTCCGCCCAGCCTGCGCGGCTGTATCACGCGTGGATGGCCGAATTTCGCACGCCGTTCTTTCGAAGCTACATGTGCAATGACCCCTCGCTTGTCGATCTGGTTCTGAAAGAACGGCCCGATGACTTCCCCAAATCCGACCGCATCCGCGAAGGGCTGGCACCGCTTTTGGGCAACTCGGTCTTTGTCACCAATGGAGAGGTCTGGAAACGCCAGCGCCGCATCATCGACCCGGCGTTTGAAGGCGGGCGGTTGCGCGAGGTGTTCCCGGCCATGTGGGACGCCGCTGTTTCCGCCGTGGACCGCCTGCGCCCCATGGCGGATGGAACTCCGGTCGAGGTTGAAAGCCATGCCAGCCACGCCGCCGCCGACGTGATTTTTCGCACGCTTTTCTCGATTCCCATCGAGCATGAGATAGCCGGGCAGGTGTTTGCGAAGTTCCGCGACCATCAGCGCGCCCAACCTGTGGTCAACCTTGGGGCGCTATTGCCCTTGCCGCGCTGGATGCCGCGGTTTCATCGCCGCAAGGCGAAAGAGACCGCGCGCCAGATCAGGGGGCTGATCCAGGACCTGACCGCCGCCCGTATGGCCGCGATCGGGCAGGGCACAGCCCCAGAAGATCTGGCCACCAAGATCATGACAACGACCGATCCCGAGACCGGCGATCAGTTTGACACTGATGAAATGGTCGATCAGGTGGCGATCTTCTTTCTTGCGGGCTATGAAACCAGCGCTTCGGCTTTGGCGTGGGCGCTGTATCTTCTGGCGCAATATCCCGATTGGCAGGACGGGGTTGCAGCAGAGGCACAGTCGCAGATTGACCCCGACAAGATCTATTTCTCGGTCATGTCGCGGCTGCGTCTGTCGCGCGATGTGTTCCGCGAGGCGCTGCGCCTTTATCCCCCCGTGCCGATGATGGTGCGCGAGGCGCGCTGTCCCGAGAGATTCCGCGCACGCGCTGTGCCCAAAGGCAGCCAGATCGTATTGAGCCCGTGGCATCTGCATCGTCATGAACGTTTGTGGGACGATCCCGACGCGTTCAACCCCGCCCGGTTTCAGACCGCGAACGGAAAATCCTGCCTTCGCAACGCCTATATCCCGTTTTCCAGCGGGCAGAGGGTCTGCCCCGGTGCAGGCTTTGCGATGATCGAGGGGCCGTTGATCCTGTCGATGCTGGTGCGGGCCTATCGCTTCGCGCTTGTGGCTGACAAACCCGCCATGCCGGTGGCCCATCTGACGGTGCGGGGCGAAGACGGGATTTGGCTGTCACTGACACCACGAGAGTAA
- a CDS encoding ribbon-helix-helix domain-containing protein translates to MTARPEKHSLTLHGHRTSVSLEPEFWQAFREIANARGLPLNALAAEVDAARGVDRGLASAIRVYVLDHYRRPSEG, encoded by the coding sequence ATGACCGCGCGCCCCGAAAAACACTCGCTGACCCTGCATGGGCACCGCACATCGGTGTCGCTGGAACCTGAATTCTGGCAGGCCTTTCGCGAGATTGCGAATGCGCGCGGATTGCCCCTGAACGCACTTGCAGCCGAGGTTGATGCAGCACGCGGTGTGGATCGGGGACTGGCATCGGCCATTCGGGTTTATGTGCTCGATCACTACAGACGACCGTCCGAGGGCTGA
- a CDS encoding DUF4169 family protein — protein sequence MAGSGSGPVNLNRFRKAKARAEKKARADENALKHGRTKAQKAVERADKTRAEHLLDSHRQDTDTE from the coding sequence ATGGCCGGGTCTGGTTCAGGGCCGGTCAACCTGAACCGGTTTCGGAAAGCGAAGGCGCGGGCTGAAAAAAAGGCCCGCGCAGACGAGAACGCCTTAAAACACGGGCGCACGAAAGCCCAGAAAGCAGTGGAACGCGCGGACAAGACCCGCGCGGAGCACCTGCTGGACAGTCACAGGCAAGACACGGACACGGAATGA
- the fumC gene encoding class II fumarate hydratase: MTQTRTESDSFGPLEVPADKYWGAQTQRSLMNFPIGWEKQPIAIVRALGVIKQACAEANKASGAMDGKIADAVILAASEVVAGQFDDNFPLVVWQTGSGTQSNMNANEVIANRAIEIMGGVIGSKDPVHPNDHCNMGQSSNDTFPTAMHIATAMSVRDVLLPGLEKLLAGLEAKQDEFKDIIKIGRTHTQDATPLTLGQEFSGYAHMIRQGIARVKLALPGIYELAQGGTAVGTGLNTRNGWGEEVAANMARITGLPFVTAPNKFEALSAHDAMVFMSGALATVAGSCYKIANDIRFLGSGPRSGLGELILPENEPGSSIMPGKVNPTQAEALTQVAAHVMGNDAAIKFAGSQGHFELNVYNPMMSYNLLQSIQLLGDAADSFTERMLNGIQANEPRIDKLMKESLMLVTALAPTIGYDNATKVAKTAHKNGTTLKEEAIALGFVDEAIFDAVVRPEQMIGPKD; the protein is encoded by the coding sequence ATGACCCAGACCCGCACAGAATCCGACAGCTTTGGCCCGCTTGAGGTTCCCGCTGACAAATACTGGGGGGCGCAGACGCAGCGCTCTTTGATGAACTTCCCAATTGGCTGGGAAAAGCAGCCCATTGCCATCGTGCGCGCCTTGGGCGTGATCAAACAAGCCTGCGCCGAGGCAAACAAGGCCTCGGGCGCGATGGACGGCAAGATCGCCGATGCCGTCATTCTGGCCGCAAGCGAAGTGGTGGCTGGCCAGTTCGATGACAACTTCCCGCTGGTTGTCTGGCAGACCGGGTCCGGCACCCAATCGAACATGAACGCCAACGAGGTCATCGCCAACCGCGCGATCGAAATCATGGGCGGCGTGATCGGCTCGAAAGACCCCGTTCACCCCAATGACCATTGCAACATGGGGCAATCCTCGAACGACACGTTCCCGACCGCGATGCACATCGCCACGGCGATGAGCGTGCGCGACGTGCTGTTGCCGGGCCTTGAAAAGCTGCTGGCCGGTCTTGAGGCCAAGCAGGACGAATTCAAGGACATCATCAAGATTGGCCGCACCCATACGCAGGATGCGACGCCCTTGACCTTGGGACAGGAATTTTCGGGCTATGCGCACATGATCCGTCAGGGGATTGCGCGGGTAAAGCTGGCCCTGCCCGGGATATACGAACTCGCCCAGGGCGGCACCGCCGTTGGCACCGGGTTGAACACCAGGAACGGTTGGGGCGAGGAGGTTGCCGCGAACATGGCGCGCATCACCGGCCTGCCCTTCGTCACCGCCCCCAACAAGTTCGAAGCCCTGTCCGCCCATGACGCCATGGTCTTCATGTCAGGCGCTTTGGCGACCGTCGCAGGATCGTGTTACAAAATTGCAAACGACATCCGCTTCCTCGGATCCGGCCCGCGTTCGGGTCTGGGCGAACTGATCCTGCCGGAAAACGAACCGGGCAGTTCGATCATGCCGGGCAAGGTGAACCCGACCCAGGCCGAGGCACTGACGCAGGTGGCGGCGCACGTGATGGGCAACGATGCCGCGATCAAGTTCGCAGGCTCGCAGGGGCATTTCGAACTGAATGTCTATAACCCGATGATGAGCTATAACCTTTTGCAATCCATCCAGCTTCTGGGTGACGCGGCGGACAGCTTCACCGAACGGATGCTGAATGGCATTCAGGCCAACGAACCACGCATCGACAAGCTGATGAAGGAAAGCCTGATGTTGGTGACAGCGCTGGCCCCGACAATCGGCTATGACAACGCGACCAAAGTGGCCAAGACCGCGCACAAGAACGGCACGACGCTGAAAGAAGAGGCGATCGCGCTTGGCTTCGTGGATGAGGCGATCTTTGACGCGGTGGTGCGCCCCGAACAGATGATCGGCCCGAAGGACTGA
- a CDS encoding SspB family protein, producing MSDTIDYGNLMHDAMRDLIRKVLDDVSSAGLPGEHHFFINFDTRHDGVEVADWMHDRFPEDMTIVLQHWFENLTVGDDGFSVTLNFGDAPETLFVPFDAINTFVDPSVEFGLRFEIQDEHHPDLHLAGDNGEVAEEAAPVADPERDERTEDTDPQGDTQKEAEIVRLDSFRK from the coding sequence ATGTCCGACACCATAGATTATGGAAACCTGATGCATGACGCCATGCGTGATCTGATCCGCAAGGTGCTGGACGACGTCTCGTCCGCTGGCCTGCCGGGCGAACACCATTTCTTCATCAACTTCGACACCCGCCATGACGGGGTTGAGGTTGCTGATTGGATGCATGATCGGTTTCCCGAAGATATGACCATCGTGCTGCAACATTGGTTCGAAAACCTGACGGTCGGCGATGACGGGTTCTCGGTTACGTTGAATTTCGGCGATGCGCCGGAAACATTGTTCGTGCCCTTCGACGCCATCAACACCTTCGTCGATCCGTCGGTCGAATTTGGGCTGCGCTTTGAAATACAGGATGAGCACCACCCCGATCTGCATCTGGCCGGAGATAACGGCGAGGTCGCCGAAGAAGCCGCACCCGTGGCCGACCCGGAACGCGACGAACGCACCGAAGATACGGACCCACAAGGCGACACGCAAAAAGAGGCCGAGATCGTCAGGCTGGACAGTTTCCGGAAATAG
- the chrA gene encoding chromate efflux transporter, which produces MTPGLHDLTRIFARIGLMSFGGPAAQIAVMHRELVEDRPWLSERQFLNALSFCMLLPGPEAMQLCTYAGWRLRGVPGGLIAGLLFVLPGAAVMLGLSYAYARWGQLPVVEAVFLGVKAAVVIVVLQALLRLAKKTLRLRVHWAIALTSFMALYAFDAPFPLVILTAACVGMVTNRAHHPAVTSTPAQAVPPYQTLRQAAVWLTLWFAPILLAYSLREDTLTTIGLFFSKLAVVSFGGAYSVLAYMAQEAVTTHGWLSPAQMMDGLGLAETTPGPLILVTEFVGYMAGYGISGPAFALLAAAMTLWTTFVPCFLWIFTAAPHVEWLTTRPRLTSALEAISAAVVGVIANLSLWFALHVFFGQIMRADGVFAPSLPVADTLNASAIWLAGIAALLLFRFRISLPLTLASLAALGAVLYQLGF; this is translated from the coding sequence ATGACGCCTGGCCTGCATGACCTGACCCGAATATTTGCGCGCATTGGATTGATGTCCTTTGGCGGCCCCGCAGCGCAAATTGCCGTGATGCACAGGGAACTGGTGGAAGACCGCCCATGGCTTTCGGAACGGCAATTCCTGAATGCGTTGTCCTTCTGCATGTTGCTGCCCGGTCCCGAAGCCATGCAGCTATGCACCTATGCCGGCTGGCGGCTGCGCGGGGTGCCCGGCGGGTTGATCGCGGGGCTTCTCTTCGTTCTGCCGGGTGCCGCGGTGATGTTGGGACTTTCCTACGCCTATGCGCGATGGGGTCAGCTGCCTGTGGTCGAGGCGGTGTTTCTGGGCGTGAAGGCCGCGGTGGTCATCGTGGTTCTGCAAGCGCTTCTGAGACTGGCCAAGAAAACTTTGCGGCTCAGGGTGCATTGGGCCATCGCGCTCACGTCCTTCATGGCGCTCTATGCGTTCGACGCGCCCTTCCCGCTGGTGATCCTGACCGCCGCCTGTGTTGGAATGGTTACGAACCGCGCGCACCACCCGGCTGTGACATCCACACCTGCACAAGCGGTGCCACCATACCAAACCCTGCGACAGGCGGCTGTTTGGTTGACGCTGTGGTTCGCTCCGATCCTGCTGGCCTACAGCCTTCGTGAAGACACGCTGACCACGATTGGCTTGTTCTTCTCGAAACTCGCCGTGGTCAGTTTTGGCGGAGCCTACTCGGTTTTAGCCTATATGGCGCAGGAAGCTGTCACCACCCACGGCTGGCTGTCGCCCGCACAAATGATGGACGGATTGGGACTGGCGGAAACCACCCCCGGCCCGCTGATCCTGGTTACAGAATTCGTAGGCTATATGGCGGGATATGGGATTTCGGGACCTGCATTTGCCCTGCTGGCCGCCGCCATGACGCTGTGGACCACCTTCGTTCCCTGCTTTCTATGGATTTTCACCGCCGCACCGCATGTTGAGTGGCTGACCACCCGCCCCCGCCTGACATCCGCGTTGGAGGCCATTTCGGCGGCGGTGGTCGGGGTGATTGCAAACCTGTCGCTGTGGTTCGCCCTGCATGTGTTTTTCGGCCAGATCATGCGCGCCGATGGCGTTTTCGCCCCCAGCCTGCCGGTTGCGGACACACTGAATGCGTCGGCCATCTGGCTCGCAGGTATCGCCGCCTTGTTGCTTTTCCGATTTCGTATATCTCTGCCGTTGACACTGGCAAGTTTGGCCGCTTTAGGCGCGGTTCTATACCAGCTTGGCTTCTGA
- a CDS encoding ester cyclase: protein MAHLELLKQWYDRVWVQQDLDAIGRFFTPDIEAQGVMDFGVGPDDFRVLAEALLAQVEISEIRFDREVEMGEWVWATLTVHAVTLADRRPVHTTGQIMVRIKNGQVVEAYNQIDFLTFFEQLGYLPPDSLALCLSGEGIAA, encoded by the coding sequence GTGGCCCATCTGGAGCTTCTGAAACAATGGTATGACCGTGTCTGGGTCCAGCAGGATCTTGATGCGATCGGACGCTTTTTCACCCCGGACATCGAAGCGCAGGGCGTGATGGATTTCGGCGTCGGCCCTGACGATTTTCGCGTGCTGGCCGAAGCGTTACTGGCACAGGTCGAAATCAGCGAAATCCGCTTTGATCGCGAGGTTGAAATGGGCGAATGGGTCTGGGCGACCCTGACCGTTCATGCGGTGACGCTTGCCGATCGCCGACCGGTGCACACCACCGGTCAGATCATGGTGCGCATCAAGAACGGACAGGTTGTCGAGGCATATAACCAGATCGACTTCCTGACTTTCTTTGAACAGCTGGGGTATTTGCCACCGGACAGCCTTGCACTTTGTCTTTCCGGCGAAGGGATCGCGGCCTAG
- a CDS encoding FadR/GntR family transcriptional regulator, which translates to MKTDLDDNQDLSKQIAEAIRDAIINGGLIVDQRLPSEAELCEKFNVGRSTVREALKRLAAQNLIRTQRGAAGGAFVNRMSFEEAYGQQITTSTLLLSMNDVDFETACEARYALERACAPLSAQRRTPDHLATMRAEIHRQAQPGLTDEAFCASDVAFHRALVDGAGNPVLSYQLAGAVEAMQPLMNMITYTQRDRERIVGLHTRLADAIEGQDGAGADSSLAELAEYTAELGRSRATGKG; encoded by the coding sequence GTGAAAACCGATTTGGACGACAATCAGGACCTTTCAAAACAGATCGCCGAGGCCATTCGAGACGCGATTATCAATGGTGGACTGATCGTCGATCAACGCCTTCCGTCCGAGGCAGAGCTTTGCGAAAAATTCAATGTCGGACGCTCGACCGTGCGCGAGGCGCTGAAGCGACTGGCTGCCCAGAACCTGATCCGCACCCAGCGCGGCGCTGCGGGTGGGGCCTTCGTGAACCGCATGTCATTTGAAGAAGCCTATGGTCAGCAGATCACCACCTCGACCCTGCTCCTGTCGATGAACGATGTGGATTTCGAAACCGCTTGCGAGGCGCGCTATGCGCTGGAACGCGCCTGCGCGCCGCTGTCGGCCCAACGCCGCACCCCCGATCATCTGGCCACCATGCGCGCCGAAATCCATCGCCAGGCACAACCCGGTCTGACGGATGAAGCCTTCTGCGCCTCAGACGTGGCTTTTCACCGCGCGCTTGTGGACGGGGCTGGCAACCCGGTGCTGTCCTATCAGCTGGCCGGTGCGGTCGAGGCAATGCAGCCCCTGATGAACATGATCACCTATACGCAGCGGGATCGTGAGAGGATTGTGGGGCTGCACACGCGGCTGGCGGATGCGATTGAGGGGCAGGATGGGGCTGGTGCTGACAGTTCGTTGGCGGAGCTTGCAGAGTACACGGCTGAATTGGGACGGTCGCGCGCCACTGGCAAGGGCTAA
- a CDS encoding DUF2182 domain-containing protein yields MSAPHWLALFGLILVGWGLLYAMALPQDALEMSRIYGAEFWRALCAVAPDKAGFIGLFAMWAVMAAAMMAPTALPAFATYDDLIVSGAGSRRGFAELVAGYLVVWLGFAAIAAAGQLVLFRAGLLSPLGQSISPWLTGALLIGAGMYQFSTLKDACLSKCRQPMTFFMQHWRETRWNDVTLGLRLGAICLGCCWALMLLGFVGGVMNLAFMGLATLIMIFEKLPDLGRYLTRPLGWALIAGGVLVLVQGG; encoded by the coding sequence ATGAGCGCGCCGCATTGGCTGGCGCTGTTTGGGTTGATCCTTGTGGGGTGGGGGCTGCTCTATGCGATGGCTCTGCCGCAGGACGCGTTGGAGATGTCGCGCATCTATGGCGCGGAGTTTTGGCGCGCTCTGTGCGCCGTTGCGCCTGACAAGGCCGGCTTCATCGGACTTTTTGCCATGTGGGCTGTGATGGCCGCCGCGATGATGGCCCCGACCGCGCTACCTGCATTCGCAACCTATGACGATCTGATCGTCTCGGGCGCAGGAAGTCGCCGTGGCTTTGCCGAGCTTGTCGCGGGCTATCTGGTGGTTTGGCTGGGCTTCGCCGCCATCGCTGCCGCGGGCCAGTTGGTGCTGTTTCGTGCCGGACTGCTGTCGCCTCTGGGGCAAAGCATCTCGCCATGGCTGACAGGTGCGTTGTTGATCGGGGCGGGAATGTATCAGTTCTCGACGCTCAAGGACGCCTGCTTGTCCAAGTGCCGCCAGCCGATGACATTCTTCATGCAACACTGGCGTGAAACACGCTGGAACGATGTAACGTTGGGTCTGCGCCTTGGCGCCATCTGCCTTGGCTGTTGTTGGGCGCTGATGCTTTTGGGCTTCGTTGGCGGGGTGATGAACCTCGCCTTCATGGGGCTTGCGACCCTCATCATGATTTTTGAAAAACTGCCGGATCTTGGCCGCTATCTGACCCGCCCCTTGGGCTGGGCGCTGATTGCGGGCGGTGTCTTGGTGCTTGTCCAGGGAGGATAA
- a CDS encoding DUF1326 domain-containing protein — protein MDGTQVGQVEWTIKGELILNCNCTVFCPCVVSLGKHPPTEGHCQTWGGVRIDSGQYGDIDLSGLNLGLMIEIPGNMGRGNWKVALFVDDRASDDAYDALVTIFSGAAKGTTGLFQMLVGEFLGAERQPVTYETEGKTRHITVGRKIDGVVHPVGGADPDEDIVIRNTQYWMGPDITVATATKGKLRAHGRVWDFDGRSAEICQIDWKGPGR, from the coding sequence ATGGACGGAACACAAGTCGGTCAGGTCGAATGGACCATCAAAGGGGAGTTGATCCTCAACTGCAATTGCACGGTCTTTTGCCCCTGCGTGGTGAGCCTTGGAAAACACCCGCCCACAGAAGGGCATTGCCAGACATGGGGCGGGGTGCGGATTGATAGCGGTCAATACGGCGATATTGACCTGTCGGGCCTGAACCTTGGTCTGATGATCGAAATCCCCGGCAATATGGGGCGGGGCAACTGGAAGGTGGCGCTGTTCGTCGATGACCGCGCCAGTGATGACGCCTATGACGCGTTGGTGACGATCTTTTCCGGCGCAGCCAAAGGCACTACCGGTCTGTTCCAGATGCTGGTCGGTGAGTTCCTCGGCGCGGAACGCCAGCCAGTCACATACGAGACCGAGGGCAAGACCCGTCATATCACCGTCGGACGCAAGATAGACGGCGTGGTGCATCCGGTCGGTGGTGCCGACCCGGACGAGGACATTGTTATCCGAAACACCCAATACTGGATGGGGCCGGACATTACCGTCGCCACCGCCACAAAAGGCAAGCTGCGCGCGCATGGGCGGGTGTGGGATTTCGATGGCCGCTCGGCCGAGATTTGCCAGATCGACTGGAAAGGCCCCGGTCGCTAA
- a CDS encoding dimethylsulfoniopropionate demethylase, with product MALISPSRRLRRTPFSPGVEAAGVKGYTVYNHMLLPTVFRSVEEDYRHLKDAVQVWDVACERQVELRGPDAARLIQMLTPRDLSKMQDGQCFYVPMVDETGGLLNDPVAVKLDEDRFWISIADSDLLFWVKGLAYGFRLDVLVDEPDVSPLAIQGPKSDDLAAAVFGDAVRDIGFFRYKRLEFQGRSLVVARSGYSKQGGFEVYVEGSNIGMPLWNALMEAGRNMDVHAGCPNAIERVEGGLLSYGNDMTRENTPHEAGLGRFCATESALGCVGRDALLRVAKEGPVQQIRAIEIFGGVPPCDRSWPLMDGEKQVGQVTSAANSPDFETGVAIGMVRMTHWATGTELDVLTPDGPRAATVHETFWI from the coding sequence ATGGCCCTGATCTCACCCTCCCGCCGTTTGCGGCGCACGCCCTTCAGCCCCGGTGTCGAAGCCGCCGGGGTCAAAGGTTACACAGTTTACAACCACATGTTGCTGCCGACCGTCTTTCGGTCGGTGGAAGAAGATTATCGCCATTTGAAAGACGCCGTGCAGGTCTGGGACGTGGCCTGCGAACGGCAGGTCGAGCTGCGCGGTCCCGATGCCGCGCGCCTGATCCAGATGCTCACTCCGCGCGACCTGTCAAAGATGCAGGACGGACAGTGCTTTTATGTGCCGATGGTGGACGAAACCGGGGGGTTGCTGAACGACCCTGTGGCGGTGAAGCTGGACGAGGACCGCTTTTGGATATCAATCGCTGACAGTGATTTGCTGTTTTGGGTGAAGGGGCTGGCCTATGGGTTTCGGTTGGATGTGCTGGTCGACGAACCGGACGTCTCGCCGTTGGCCATTCAGGGGCCGAAGTCCGACGATCTGGCTGCGGCGGTCTTTGGTGACGCGGTGCGCGACATCGGCTTCTTTCGATATAAACGGCTGGAGTTCCAAGGGCGTAGCCTTGTTGTGGCCCGCTCGGGCTATTCCAAGCAAGGCGGGTTCGAGGTTTACGTCGAAGGCTCAAATATCGGAATGCCGCTGTGGAATGCGCTGATGGAGGCGGGCAGGAACATGGACGTGCATGCCGGTTGCCCCAACGCGATCGAGCGGGTCGAGGGTGGGCTGCTCAGCTATGGCAACGACATGACCCGCGAAAACACCCCGCACGAGGCCGGGTTGGGACGATTTTGCGCGACAGAATCCGCGCTGGGCTGTGTGGGTCGTGATGCACTGCTCAGGGTGGCCAAGGAAGGTCCGGTGCAACAGATCCGTGCCATCGAGATATTTGGCGGCGTCCCACCATGCGATCGCAGCTGGCCCCTGATGGACGGGGAAAAGCAAGTGGGGCAAGTGACTTCGGCCGCCAATTCTCCGGATTTTGAAACCGGCGTCGCCATCGGTATGGTGCGCATGACCCATTGGGCCACGGGCACCGAACTGGATGTTTTGACACCTGACGGGCCGCGCGCGGCCACCGTTCATGAAACCTTTTGGATATAG
- a CDS encoding MDR family oxidoreductase — MFKALVMEQNDDGLAQAVIKEISEDRLPEGNVTVAVEYSTVNYKDGLCLSPKGGGLVRNYPHVPGIDYAGTVEASDDNRYKPGDKVVLTGWRVGEVSWGGYAQKARISADKLVPLPKGLTTRQAMAVGTAGFTAMLAVMALEDHGLQPGQGPVLVTGAAGGVGSVATAILSNLGYYVAAVTGRPDQTDYLQGLGAAQIVPREELNQTIKRPLEAETWAGCVDAVGGDMLARVLGQMKYGASVSAVGLAGGAQLPATVIPFLLRGVNLLGIDSVMQPYENRLRAWTRIATDLPMDKLDAMVQAATLDDLPALGADILKGQVKGRVVVDVNA, encoded by the coding sequence ATGTTCAAAGCACTTGTGATGGAGCAGAATGACGACGGCCTGGCCCAAGCTGTGATCAAAGAGATCAGCGAGGATCGACTGCCCGAGGGCAATGTCACCGTCGCCGTCGAATATTCCACCGTGAACTACAAAGACGGGCTGTGCCTGTCACCCAAAGGCGGGGGGCTGGTGCGCAACTACCCCCACGTGCCCGGCATTGACTATGCGGGCACGGTCGAGGCATCGGACGACAACCGCTACAAGCCTGGCGACAAGGTCGTGCTGACCGGATGGCGCGTGGGCGAGGTGTCCTGGGGTGGATATGCACAGAAAGCCCGGATCAGTGCGGACAAGCTGGTGCCGCTGCCCAAGGGTCTGACGACGCGTCAGGCAATGGCCGTGGGCACGGCGGGCTTTACCGCAATGCTGGCCGTCATGGCGTTGGAAGATCACGGGCTTCAACCGGGGCAGGGACCGGTGCTGGTGACAGGCGCGGCAGGCGGCGTGGGGTCGGTTGCCACGGCCATTCTGTCCAATCTTGGGTATTATGTGGCTGCCGTCACGGGCCGTCCGGATCAGACGGACTATTTGCAAGGGCTGGGTGCGGCTCAGATAGTCCCGCGTGAAGAGTTGAACCAGACAATCAAACGCCCGCTTGAGGCCGAGACATGGGCCGGTTGCGTCGATGCCGTGGGGGGCGACATGTTGGCGCGCGTGCTGGGGCAGATGAAATACGGGGCCAGCGTGTCGGCGGTTGGTCTGGCTGGTGGTGCGCAGCTTCCCGCCACTGTCATTCCGTTTCTGCTTCGCGGTGTGAACCTCTTGGGGATCGACAGCGTGATGCAGCCCTATGAAAACCGCCTGCGCGCGTGGACGCGGATTGCCACCGACCTTCCGATGGATAAGCTGGATGCCATGGTGCAGGCTGCAACTTTGGACGATCTGCCCGCGCTGGGTGCCGATATTCTGAAAGGCCAGGTGAAGGGACGGGTGGTGGTGGATGTGAATGCCTAA
- a CDS encoding contact-dependent growth inhibition system immunity protein, translating into MPNTEKGHQMASRADKTLEEIDGQVWPMPCCASYLEATCATLRKKPIGDFTVEDLRIMVAQDVGADVLKPFVLKMLRDNPMAEGDYYPGDLLEAAVKRWPDDDFLSDLAARNGK; encoded by the coding sequence ATGCCTAACACCGAAAAGGGGCACCAGATGGCGTCCCGTGCCGACAAGACGCTGGAAGAAATAGACGGTCAGGTCTGGCCGATGCCCTGCTGTGCGTCCTATTTGGAAGCGACCTGTGCGACCCTGCGCAAGAAACCCATCGGTGATTTCACCGTCGAAGACCTGCGGATCATGGTGGCACAGGATGTCGGGGCGGATGTGTTGAAGCCGTTCGTGTTAAAGATGCTTCGGGACAACCCGATGGCAGAGGGGGACTACTATCCCGGCGATCTGCTGGAGGCCGCGGTGAAACGCTGGCCGGATGACGATTTTCTAAGCGATCTTGCGGCCCGGAACGGAAAGTGA